The following coding sequences are from one Syngnathus acus chromosome 14, fSynAcu1.2, whole genome shotgun sequence window:
- the gfra3 gene encoding GDNF family receptor alpha-3 isoform X2 codes for MWKLSEQQPVDGPILKKCPMSAHRMMFIGLLLQVFSHGSTPVSASLDCLLAEQGCIQEQSCNVLYRVLEYCSAEEAVSPLGPDARTECLEAQNSLQRYRPLQVCKCQRGSRREEHCLRIYWTVRFGAYDEYEVSPYEELEFSLVRNIEMSHMASIMADGHNQCLKAAQDCGLFEKCGSLRSEYVVACTKRAAASDNSCNRQKCHRALRRFLERVPEEYSFALLFCPCSDTLCGERRRKTIVPSCSYEENTKGEDRGGKPNCLSLQNYCSRDELCRSRFADFQHNCQPAPLSASGCMRESRAMCLKAYAGLIGTIMTPNYVSNSSTEVSQWCTCDGSGNEWQGCQRILHMFKNNICLRAAISSMGISVAPPTETSPVPAPEPSPRVRDEKVHAGNSLPEFTTIETSEEVVQEEVKSEEFNIIPPYSEKDSNTESRATERQRGAANSVVPVFPLLLLSLLILDWDCGSI; via the exons GTAGCACGCCGGTGTCGGCGTCCTTAGACTGTCTGCTGGCCGAGCAGGGTTGCATCCAGGAGCAGTCCTGCAATGTTCTCTACCGCGTTTTGGAATACTGCTCGGCTGAGGAGGCGGTGTCGCCGCTCGGCCCGGACGCCCGCACCGAATGCCTGGAGGCTCAAAACTCCTTGCAGCGCTATCGCCCCCTTCAAGTGTGCAAATGTCAGCGTGGATCTCGAAGGGAGGAACACTGCCTCAGGATCTACTGGACTGTGAGGTTTGGAG CATATGATGAGTATGAAGTGTCCCCTTATGAAGAACTGGAGTTCAGCCTGGTGAGAAACATTGAAATGTCACACATGGCCTCCATCATGGCAG ATGGTCACAATCAGTGTCTCAAGGCAGCCCAGGATTGCGGCCTGTTTGAGAAATGCGGCTCACTGCGCTCCGAGTACGTAGTGGCGTGCACCAAGCGAGCGGCAGCCTCTGACAACAGTTGCAACCGTCAGAAATGTCACCGAGCCCTGCGGCGCTTCCTGGAGCGCGTCCCGGAGGAGTACAGCTTCGCCCTGCTCTTCTGCCCTTGCTCCGATACCCTGTGCGGGGAACGCCGCAGGAAAACCATCGTTCCATCTTGTTCCTACGAGGAGAACACCAAGGGGGAAGATCGAGGGGGGAAGCCCAATTGCCTCAGTCTGCAGAACTACTGCTCCAGGGACGAGTTGTGTCG ATCCCGCTTTGCTGATTTCCAACACAACTGTCAGCCAGCTCCTCTGTCTGCTTCTGGCTGCATGCGAGAAAGCAGAGCTATGTGCCTCAAGGCCTACGCCGGACTCATAG GCACCATTATGACTCCCAACTATGTGAGCAACAGCAGTACAGAAGTGTCCCAGTGGTGCACGTGTGACGGCAGCGGCAACGAATGGCAGGGCTGTCAGCGCATCCTGCACAtgttcaaaaacaacatttgtctGC GTGCTGCTATCAGCTCCATGGGAATTTCCGTGGCACCCCCCACTGAGACCAGTCCTGTTCCAGCTCCCGAGCCCTCCCCAAGAGTCCGCGACGAGAAGGTTCACGCCGGCAACTCTCTGCCGGAATTTACCACT ATTGAGACCAGTGAGGAAGTGGTGCAAGAGGAGGTTAAGAGTGAGGAATTTAACATCATCCCGCCATATTCTGAGAAAGACTCCAACACTGAGTCAAGGGCCACAGAGAGGCAGCGAGGAGCTGCCAATTCAGTGGTGCCCGTCTTTCCACTCTTGTTGCTGTCTCTACTCATCCTGGACTGGGACTGTGGGAGCATCTAA
- the gfra3 gene encoding GDNF family receptor alpha-3 isoform X1, giving the protein MWKLSEQQPVDGPILKKCPMSAHRMMFIGLLLQVFSHGSTPVSASLDCLLAEQGCIQEQSCNVLYRVLEYCSAEEAVSPLGPDARTECLEAQNSLQRYRPLQVCKCQRGSRREEHCLRIYWTVRFGAYDEYEVSPYEELEFSLVRNIEMSHMASIMAASSVFVDGHNQCLKAAQDCGLFEKCGSLRSEYVVACTKRAAASDNSCNRQKCHRALRRFLERVPEEYSFALLFCPCSDTLCGERRRKTIVPSCSYEENTKGEDRGGKPNCLSLQNYCSRDELCRSRFADFQHNCQPAPLSASGCMRESRAMCLKAYAGLIGTIMTPNYVSNSSTEVSQWCTCDGSGNEWQGCQRILHMFKNNICLRAAISSMGISVAPPTETSPVPAPEPSPRVRDEKVHAGNSLPEFTTIETSEEVVQEEVKSEEFNIIPPYSEKDSNTESRATERQRGAANSVVPVFPLLLLSLLILDWDCGSI; this is encoded by the exons GTAGCACGCCGGTGTCGGCGTCCTTAGACTGTCTGCTGGCCGAGCAGGGTTGCATCCAGGAGCAGTCCTGCAATGTTCTCTACCGCGTTTTGGAATACTGCTCGGCTGAGGAGGCGGTGTCGCCGCTCGGCCCGGACGCCCGCACCGAATGCCTGGAGGCTCAAAACTCCTTGCAGCGCTATCGCCCCCTTCAAGTGTGCAAATGTCAGCGTGGATCTCGAAGGGAGGAACACTGCCTCAGGATCTACTGGACTGTGAGGTTTGGAG CATATGATGAGTATGAAGTGTCCCCTTATGAAGAACTGGAGTTCAGCCTGGTGAGAAACATTGAAATGTCACACATGGCCTCCATCATGGCAG CTTCCTCTGTGTTTGTAGATGGTCACAATCAGTGTCTCAAGGCAGCCCAGGATTGCGGCCTGTTTGAGAAATGCGGCTCACTGCGCTCCGAGTACGTAGTGGCGTGCACCAAGCGAGCGGCAGCCTCTGACAACAGTTGCAACCGTCAGAAATGTCACCGAGCCCTGCGGCGCTTCCTGGAGCGCGTCCCGGAGGAGTACAGCTTCGCCCTGCTCTTCTGCCCTTGCTCCGATACCCTGTGCGGGGAACGCCGCAGGAAAACCATCGTTCCATCTTGTTCCTACGAGGAGAACACCAAGGGGGAAGATCGAGGGGGGAAGCCCAATTGCCTCAGTCTGCAGAACTACTGCTCCAGGGACGAGTTGTGTCG ATCCCGCTTTGCTGATTTCCAACACAACTGTCAGCCAGCTCCTCTGTCTGCTTCTGGCTGCATGCGAGAAAGCAGAGCTATGTGCCTCAAGGCCTACGCCGGACTCATAG GCACCATTATGACTCCCAACTATGTGAGCAACAGCAGTACAGAAGTGTCCCAGTGGTGCACGTGTGACGGCAGCGGCAACGAATGGCAGGGCTGTCAGCGCATCCTGCACAtgttcaaaaacaacatttgtctGC GTGCTGCTATCAGCTCCATGGGAATTTCCGTGGCACCCCCCACTGAGACCAGTCCTGTTCCAGCTCCCGAGCCCTCCCCAAGAGTCCGCGACGAGAAGGTTCACGCCGGCAACTCTCTGCCGGAATTTACCACT ATTGAGACCAGTGAGGAAGTGGTGCAAGAGGAGGTTAAGAGTGAGGAATTTAACATCATCCCGCCATATTCTGAGAAAGACTCCAACACTGAGTCAAGGGCCACAGAGAGGCAGCGAGGAGCTGCCAATTCAGTGGTGCCCGTCTTTCCACTCTTGTTGCTGTCTCTACTCATCCTGGACTGGGACTGTGGGAGCATCTAA